A genomic segment from Streptomyces sp. NBC_01233 encodes:
- the paaN gene encoding phenylacetic acid degradation protein PaaN — MAAELTVPQLSAKHRPTLDQALSAIRSRAYWSPHPEHPKAYGETAPADGLAAFEALRGSRLDLGQPGTDGWTGAEVSPYGPELGVEYPHADPDVLLPAMKAGMAAWRDAGPEARALVCIEILARISARTHEFAHAVMHTSGQAFMMAFQAGGPHAQDRGLEAVAYAYEEQTRVPGQADWSKPQGKKDPLNLGKSFTAVPRGIALMIGCNTFPTWNGYPGLFASLATGNAVLVKPHPRAVLPLALTVQVAREVLTEAGFDPNLVALAVERPGEGIAKTLAVRPEIKLIDYTGSTEFGDWLETNARQAQVYTEKAGVNTVVLDSTDNYKGMLANLAFSLSLYSGQMCTTPQNLLIPRDGIATDAGHKTYDEVVADLAASVGGLLGDDARANALLGALVNPDVKARLEAAAALGEVALASREVVNPEFPDAVVRTPVLVKLDAAKPDPDAPYLSECFGPVSFAVAVDTTADALDLLRRTVREKGAMTVGAYTTSADTERAIEEVCLEESAQLSLNLTGGVYVNQTAAFSDFHGSGGNPAANAALCDGAFVANRFRVVEVRRQA; from the coding sequence ATGGCCGCCGAGCTCACCGTCCCCCAGTTGTCCGCCAAGCACCGGCCCACCCTGGACCAGGCCCTGTCGGCGATCCGCAGCCGCGCCTACTGGTCCCCGCATCCCGAGCACCCCAAGGCCTACGGCGAGACCGCGCCGGCCGACGGGCTCGCCGCCTTCGAGGCCCTGCGCGGCTCTCGGCTGGACCTCGGCCAGCCCGGCACCGACGGCTGGACGGGTGCCGAGGTGTCCCCGTACGGCCCGGAGCTCGGCGTCGAGTACCCGCACGCCGACCCGGACGTGCTGCTGCCCGCTATGAAGGCCGGCATGGCCGCCTGGCGCGATGCGGGTCCCGAGGCACGCGCCCTGGTCTGCATCGAGATCCTGGCCCGCATCTCCGCCCGCACCCACGAGTTCGCGCACGCGGTCATGCACACCAGCGGCCAGGCGTTCATGATGGCGTTCCAGGCGGGCGGCCCGCACGCGCAGGACCGCGGTCTGGAGGCGGTGGCGTACGCGTACGAGGAGCAGACCCGGGTCCCGGGGCAGGCCGACTGGTCGAAGCCCCAGGGCAAGAAGGACCCGCTGAATCTCGGCAAGAGCTTCACGGCGGTCCCGCGCGGCATCGCCCTCATGATCGGCTGCAACACCTTCCCGACCTGGAACGGCTACCCCGGCCTGTTCGCCTCCCTCGCCACCGGCAACGCGGTGCTGGTCAAGCCGCACCCGCGGGCCGTGCTGCCGCTCGCGCTCACCGTCCAGGTGGCGCGCGAGGTCCTCACCGAGGCGGGCTTCGACCCGAACCTGGTCGCGCTCGCGGTCGAGCGCCCGGGCGAGGGCATCGCCAAGACCCTCGCGGTCCGCCCCGAGATCAAGCTGATCGACTACACGGGGTCGACGGAGTTCGGCGACTGGCTCGAGACCAATGCCCGTCAGGCGCAGGTCTACACGGAGAAGGCCGGCGTCAACACCGTCGTCCTGGACTCCACGGACAACTACAAGGGCATGCTGGCGAACCTCGCGTTCTCCCTGTCCCTCTACAGCGGCCAGATGTGCACCACCCCGCAGAACCTGCTGATCCCGCGCGACGGCATCGCCACGGACGCCGGCCACAAGACGTACGACGAGGTCGTCGCCGACCTCGCGGCATCGGTCGGCGGCCTGCTGGGCGACGACGCCCGGGCCAACGCGCTGCTCGGCGCGCTGGTCAACCCGGACGTCAAGGCCCGGCTGGAGGCGGCGGCCGCACTGGGCGAGGTCGCGCTGGCCTCCCGGGAGGTCGTGAACCCCGAGTTCCCGGACGCCGTGGTCCGCACCCCCGTCCTGGTCAAGCTGGACGCGGCCAAGCCGGACCCGGACGCGCCCTACCTCTCGGAGTGCTTCGGCCCGGTCTCCTTCGCCGTGGCCGTGGACACCACCGCCGACGCCCTCGACCTGCTGCGCCGCACGGTGCGGGAGAAGGGCGCCATGACGGTGGGCGCGTACACGACGTCCGCGGACACCGAGCGGGCGATCGAGGAGGTCTGCCTGGAGGAGTCCGCGCAGCTCTCGCTGAACCTGACCGGCGGGGTGTACGTCAACCAGACCGCCGCGTTCTCGGACTTCCACGGCTCGGGCGGCAACCCCGCGGCCAATGCCGCGCTGTGCGACGGCGCCTTCGTCGCGAACCGCTTCCGAGTGGTGGAGGTCCGCCGCCAGGCGTAG
- a CDS encoding Lrp/AsnC family transcriptional regulator codes for MPDEQMAGAGSAPLPPGGAPGAPGAPGVPPAAPRPLDPIDRSIMRLLQADGRASIRSVAEQVHVSRANAYARINRLIDDGVIRGFTARVNHERAGQGASAYITLKIVQNSWRTVREQLRGLPGAAHIALVSGDFDVLLLVHTPDNRTLRELVLTRLQAIPEVLSTRTLLVFEETDLLDTGRAPGGGAPAITEE; via the coding sequence ATGCCGGATGAACAAATGGCCGGAGCTGGTTCCGCACCCCTTCCGCCGGGGGGCGCACCGGGCGCACCCGGTGCCCCGGGAGTCCCGCCGGCCGCACCCCGTCCCCTGGACCCGATCGACCGGTCGATCATGCGGCTGCTGCAAGCGGACGGCCGCGCATCGATACGGTCGGTGGCGGAGCAGGTGCACGTCTCGCGCGCGAACGCCTACGCCCGCATCAACCGGCTCATCGACGACGGGGTGATCCGCGGTTTCACGGCCCGCGTCAACCACGAACGCGCGGGCCAGGGCGCATCCGCCTACATCACCCTGAAAATCGTCCAGAACTCCTGGCGGACGGTCCGCGAGCAGCTGCGCGGGCTTCCGGGGGCCGCCCACATCGCCCTGGTCAGCGGGGACTTCGACGTCCTGCTGCTGGTGCACACGCCGGACAACCGGACGCTGCGCGAGCTGGTCCTGACCCGCCTCCAGGCCATCCCCGAGGTCCTCTCCACGCGCACCCTGCTGGTCTTCGAGGAAACGGATCTCCTGGACACGGGGCGGGCTCCGGGCGGTGGCGCCCCGGCGATCACCGAGGAGTAG
- a CDS encoding MerR family transcriptional regulator — MRIGELSRRTGVPVPTIKYYLREGLLPAGELTSPNQASYGDVHERRLRLVRALLEVGGLSVAAIGEVLAAVDDKERPVHEMLGAAAQSLVPGYGEGGGSGGAEDAETVLARERVARLVEARGWRVDPANKAVEALVAALASLDRVGHGGFVDVLDDYAEAAERVGRADLDYTARRVAREDLVEAVVVGTVLGDAVFAALRRMAQVDASVRTFGEEASRA; from the coding sequence GTGCGCATCGGTGAGTTGAGCCGGCGGACCGGGGTGCCGGTACCGACGATCAAGTACTACCTACGGGAGGGCCTGCTCCCGGCAGGGGAGCTGACGAGCCCCAACCAGGCCAGCTACGGGGACGTGCACGAGCGTCGGCTCCGGCTGGTCCGTGCACTGCTGGAAGTCGGCGGACTCTCGGTGGCGGCCATCGGCGAGGTGCTCGCGGCCGTCGACGACAAGGAGCGGCCGGTGCACGAGATGCTGGGCGCGGCGGCGCAGAGCCTGGTGCCCGGATACGGCGAAGGCGGCGGCAGCGGCGGTGCGGAGGACGCGGAGACCGTACTGGCCCGGGAGCGGGTGGCGCGGCTGGTCGAGGCGCGCGGCTGGCGCGTCGATCCCGCCAACAAGGCCGTCGAGGCGCTGGTGGCCGCGCTCGCCTCGCTCGACCGGGTGGGGCACGGCGGCTTCGTGGACGTGCTCGACGACTACGCGGAGGCGGCCGAGCGGGTGGGCCGCGCAGACCTGGACTACACCGCCCGCCGGGTGGCCCGGGAGGACCTCGTGGAGGCGGTGGTCGTCGGCACGGTGCTGGGCGACGCGGTCTTCGCCGCCCTGCGCAGGATGGCCCAGGTGGACGCCTCCGTCCGAACCTTCGGAGAGGAGGCGTCCAGGGCCTGA
- the pdhA gene encoding pyruvate dehydrogenase (acetyl-transferring) E1 component subunit alpha, whose protein sequence is MTVQELPGAGASHRPTPPPAWRPRTDAAPLLPDPEPYRVLGTEAADRLDPALMRRCYAELVRGRRYNAQATALTKQGRLAVYPSTVGQEACEIAAAMVLEDQDWLFPSYRDTLAAVARGLDPVQALTLLRGDWHTGYDPREHRIAPLCTPLATQLPHAVGLAHAARLRGDDVVALAMVGDGGTSEGDFHEALNFAAVWQAPVVFLVQNNGFAISVPLAKQTAAPTLAHKAVGYGMPGRLVDGNDIAAVHEVLAEAVRRARAGGGPTLIEAVTYRMEAHTNADDATRYRGDAEVEAWKAHDPIELLERELTARGIIDEAGIQAARDEAEVMAAALREGMNADPVLDPMDLFAHVYAEQTDRLREQAAVLRSELEAEDQA, encoded by the coding sequence ATGACGGTCCAAGAGCTGCCCGGTGCCGGTGCGTCCCACCGTCCCACCCCGCCGCCCGCCTGGAGGCCCCGTACGGACGCCGCTCCGCTGCTCCCGGACCCCGAGCCCTACCGGGTCCTGGGCACCGAGGCGGCCGACCGGCTGGACCCCGCGCTGATGCGGCGCTGCTACGCCGAGCTGGTGCGCGGCCGCCGCTACAACGCCCAGGCCACGGCGCTCACCAAGCAGGGCCGGCTCGCCGTCTACCCCTCCACCGTCGGCCAGGAGGCCTGCGAGATCGCGGCCGCGATGGTCCTGGAGGACCAGGACTGGCTGTTCCCGAGCTATCGCGACACCCTGGCGGCCGTGGCGCGCGGCCTGGACCCCGTACAGGCGCTGACCCTGCTGCGCGGCGACTGGCACACCGGCTACGACCCGCGGGAGCACCGCATAGCCCCGCTGTGCACCCCGCTCGCCACCCAGCTGCCGCACGCGGTGGGCCTGGCGCACGCGGCCCGGCTGCGCGGGGACGACGTCGTCGCCCTCGCCATGGTCGGCGACGGCGGCACCAGCGAGGGCGACTTCCACGAGGCGCTGAACTTCGCGGCCGTCTGGCAGGCCCCCGTGGTCTTCCTCGTGCAGAACAACGGCTTCGCGATCTCCGTCCCGCTCGCCAAGCAGACCGCGGCCCCGACGCTGGCCCACAAGGCCGTCGGGTACGGGATGCCCGGCCGGCTGGTCGACGGCAACGACATCGCGGCGGTGCACGAGGTGCTGGCCGAGGCGGTCCGGCGGGCCCGGGCCGGCGGCGGTCCGACGCTGATCGAGGCGGTGACGTACCGGATGGAGGCCCACACGAACGCCGACGACGCGACCCGCTACCGCGGTGACGCCGAGGTCGAGGCCTGGAAGGCGCACGACCCGATCGAGCTGCTCGAGCGCGAGCTGACCGCGCGCGGGATCATCGACGAGGCGGGCATCCAGGCGGCGCGCGACGAGGCCGAGGTGATGGCGGCGGCGCTCCGCGAGGGGATGAACGCGGACCCGGTGCTGGACCCGATGGACCTGTTCGCGCACGTGTACGCGGAGCAGACGGACCGGCTGCGCGAGCAGGCGGCCGTGCTCCGCTCCGAGCTGGAAGCCGAGGACCAGGCGTGA
- a CDS encoding 3-hydroxyacyl-CoA dehydrogenase gives MTAIERSRTVAVVGAGTMGQGIAQVALLAGHRVLIYDIDATLAADGVGFVQDRVERMAAKGRLDRAEAEDAIGRIGSATALGDLAGAALVIEAVVENVTVKQALFAALEEVVSPDALLATNTSSLSVTELAAGLAHPGRFLGLHFFNPAPLLPLVEVVSGFATDPEAAERAYRTVLGWGKTPVRCADTPGFIVNRIARPFYAEAFAVYEEQGADPATIDAVLRESGGFKMGPFQLTDLIGQDVNEAVTRSVWESFFRSPKFTPSLAQRRLVQSGRLGRKSGHGWFPYGPEAVAAQPHTAGPEEAPAKVTVVGDLGPAAELADLLEEAGIAVTATEHGGPYIQLPGEGQLVLADGKTSVEFADVVYFDLALDYRGATRIALSASEDTSERTLAEAIGLFQKLGKQVSVIGDVPGMIVARTVAMLIDLTADAVARGVACAEDIDTAMRLGVNYPAGPAEWHDRLGRDWAYDLLHHLDERCPGGRYAPSLALFKLGYAAGDEEEAE, from the coding sequence ATGACAGCAATCGAGCGGTCCCGCACTGTGGCGGTCGTCGGCGCGGGCACCATGGGCCAGGGCATCGCCCAGGTCGCCCTTCTCGCAGGTCACCGCGTGCTGATCTACGACATCGACGCGACCCTCGCCGCGGACGGCGTCGGTTTCGTGCAGGACCGCGTCGAGCGGATGGCCGCCAAGGGCCGTCTCGACCGTGCCGAGGCCGAGGACGCGATCGGCCGAATCGGTTCGGCGACCGCCCTCGGGGACCTCGCCGGGGCCGCCCTCGTCATCGAGGCGGTGGTCGAGAACGTCACCGTCAAGCAGGCGCTCTTCGCTGCGCTCGAAGAGGTGGTTTCGCCGGACGCGCTGCTGGCCACGAACACCTCCTCGCTCTCCGTCACCGAGCTCGCCGCCGGGCTCGCGCACCCAGGCCGCTTCCTCGGCCTGCACTTCTTCAACCCGGCACCGCTGCTCCCGCTCGTCGAGGTGGTCAGCGGTTTCGCGACCGACCCGGAAGCCGCCGAGCGCGCGTACCGCACCGTCCTCGGCTGGGGGAAGACGCCGGTCCGCTGCGCGGACACCCCCGGGTTCATCGTCAACCGGATCGCCCGCCCCTTCTACGCCGAGGCCTTCGCGGTGTACGAGGAGCAGGGCGCCGACCCGGCCACCATCGACGCCGTGCTCCGCGAGAGCGGCGGCTTCAAGATGGGCCCGTTCCAGCTGACCGACCTGATCGGCCAGGATGTCAACGAGGCCGTGACCCGCTCCGTGTGGGAGTCCTTCTTCCGCAGCCCCAAGTTCACCCCCTCCCTCGCGCAGCGCCGGCTGGTCCAGTCGGGCCGCCTCGGCCGCAAGTCGGGCCACGGCTGGTTCCCGTACGGCCCGGAGGCCGTCGCCGCGCAGCCGCACACCGCCGGACCCGAGGAGGCCCCGGCCAAGGTCACCGTGGTGGGCGACCTCGGGCCCGCGGCGGAGCTGGCCGACCTGCTGGAGGAGGCCGGGATCGCGGTGACGGCCACCGAGCACGGGGGCCCGTACATCCAGCTGCCCGGGGAGGGCCAGCTGGTGCTGGCGGACGGGAAGACCTCGGTCGAGTTCGCGGACGTCGTGTACTTCGACCTCGCGCTCGACTACCGCGGCGCCACCCGGATCGCGCTCTCCGCCAGCGAGGACACCAGCGAGCGGACCCTCGCCGAGGCGATCGGCCTCTTCCAGAAGCTGGGCAAGCAGGTCTCCGTCATCGGCGACGTCCCCGGCATGATCGTCGCCCGGACCGTGGCGATGCTGATCGACCTCACGGCGGACGCCGTGGCCCGCGGCGTGGCCTGCGCCGAGGACATCGACACGGCGATGCGGCTCGGCGTCAACTACCCGGCGGGCCCCGCCGAATGGCACGACCGGCTCGGCCGCGACTGGGCCTACGACCTGCTCCACCACCTCGACGAGCGCTGTCCCGGAGGCCGGTACGCGCCCTCACTGGCGCTGTTCAAGCTGGGCTACGCGGCAGGCGACGAGGAGGAGGCCGAATGA
- a CDS encoding TetR/AcrR family transcriptional regulator, with protein sequence MTTVKRDTYTPETLLSVAVQVFNERGYDGTSMEHLSKAAGISKSSIYHHVTGKEELLRRAVSRALDGLFAVLEEPGAVRGRAVERVEYVTRRTVEVLVSELPYVTLLLRVRGNTRTERWALERRREFDHQVADLLKAAAADGDLRADVDIRLATRLLFGMVNSLVEWYRPHPGTSQDQLADAVVSMALDGLRTAR encoded by the coding sequence ATGACCACGGTCAAGCGGGACACGTACACCCCCGAGACGCTGCTGTCCGTCGCCGTCCAGGTCTTCAACGAGCGCGGCTACGACGGCACCTCGATGGAGCACCTCTCCAAGGCCGCGGGCATCTCGAAGTCCTCGATCTACCACCACGTCACGGGCAAGGAGGAGCTGCTGCGGCGCGCCGTCAGCCGCGCCCTCGACGGGCTCTTCGCGGTGCTGGAGGAGCCGGGGGCGGTCCGCGGCCGGGCGGTCGAGCGCGTCGAGTACGTCACGCGCCGCACGGTCGAGGTGCTGGTCTCCGAGCTGCCGTACGTGACGCTGCTGCTGCGGGTGCGCGGCAACACCCGGACCGAGCGCTGGGCGCTGGAACGCCGCCGCGAGTTCGACCACCAGGTGGCCGACCTGCTCAAGGCCGCCGCGGCGGACGGCGACCTCCGGGCGGACGTGGACATCCGGCTGGCCACCCGCCTGCTGTTCGGCATGGTGAACTCCCTCGTCGAGTGGTACCGCCCGCATCCGGGAACCAGCCAGGACCAACTCGCCGACGCGGTGGTCAGCATGGCCCTGGACGGCCTGCGCACCGCCCGCTGA